The Capricornis sumatraensis isolate serow.1 chromosome 11, serow.2, whole genome shotgun sequence DNA segment aacatctgttggatcatcgaaaaagcaagagagttccagaaaaccatctacttctgcataattgactacaccaaagcagttgactgtgtggatcacaacaaattgtggaaaaatcttagagagatgggaataccagaccactttacctgcctcctgagaaacctgtatgctggtcaagaagcagcagttagaaccagatgtaacaacgaactggttcaaaattgggaaaggaatacatcgtggctgtatattgtcaccctgcttatttaatttattcaaaGGTTACACCATGCAAacttccaggctggatgaatcacaaactggaatcaacattgccaggagaaatatcagcaacctcagatatgcaggtggcaCCACCCTAacggcaggaagtgaagaggaactaaagagtcttgatgaagatgaaagagaagagtgaaaaggctggcttagaactcaacattcaaaaaatgaagattatggcctgcagtcccatcacttcattgcaaatagatggggggaaattGGAAACAGTGCAGATTTTATTCTGTTGGGATCCcaaatcactgaaaatggtgactgcagccatgaaattaaaagatgcttgctccttggaaaagtaTGACACATctaaaacagcatattaaaaagcagagacatcactttagccacaaaggtccttatagtcaaggccatggtttctccagtcatcatgtatggtgtgagagctggaccataaagaacactgggcaccaaagaattgatgcttttgaactgtggtgttacagaagatcttgagagtccctgaagctccagtactttggccacctgatgcagagtcagtttattgtaaaagaccctgaagcttggaaagactgaaggcaggaggagaaaggggatacagaggatgagatggttgaatggcatcatcagtcagtggacatgtgtttgagcgagggaagcctggcgtgctgtcttcacggggtcgaaaagaatcaGGTATGACTGCACGACAGAACGACAACAATATTTAGGGATGGAGATAGTTAAGGTAACTCTGCTTTGATATTTGGATGTTGAAAGCATGAAATACgtgattttcatttctatttctttttaggtTTGAATTCTCGGGAAATACTCGTTTACAAGAACTGTACATATAACTGCACATTTCTGTATAGAGCCGAAGAGCCTGCGCCAGCCCCCAAAAGAAAGACGACTCATAGATTTAACAGTTTCTATTGGGTTCATTGTTGTGGTGGGAACCTGTGCAATTTCGGAGGACCTACTAACCTGGAGAGGGACATCTCAGTAGATTATACACTTGAAGAGGATATCGAAGCAAATGCACAATTGGTGCAATCCACTTTATTCCTAAGCATTGTCTCCATCCTAGTCAGGAACACACTGATGTGAGAAGCCTCCTTTGGAGGGGCTGACCATCTCCCCGTCTCTCACAAGTTAGCTGTCCTTTACTGTCTTGTGAGCCAAAGACACTGACCCGTAGAGCCCCCAGTTGATGAGTTCCACATTTACAAATTGTTTCCAGAGAGAAATAAACACCAGAATTGTTCAGGTTCTGTGGACTCTTTCTTTGTGGTTTTAACGTGTAATCTTTCTTCCCTTCGGTAGGTGTCACCTCACACAACCTCTTGCCACTTTAGGGAGCAGAGGCGGAGGATTTTAGTAACAGCAAAAGCATCACAGGGCCTGGTCTACATGCGCACCTAAAGAGCGGCCCCACGTTTGCTCAGCCCACATGCCCCTGAGGCACCCAAGCCTGCACGCTCCCAGTGTTCAGGTGGGGATGGCGGAAGTCGAGAGTGTGCTTGGCGATGCAGTAGATGAGGACAGGCAGAGCTGCCACGGAGACTGTGCATCGCCCTGCGTGGTGCCGTCAGACACCTTCTGCAGGACTCGAGCCGTCTCCCACTGTGGCGCCTGGCTTCCTAAGAGTGACGGAACGTTTCTCCAGATGCTGCCTACTTGGGAGGGTGAGGGCCCTAAGGCCAGCTTCGGCCTGCCTTGAAGTGGCAGGTACAGAAATCCAGGCGACTGCTGTCATGCTCCGTGCTCCCAAGGTCAGGATCAGAAAACGGTGTTGACGGGACAGAAACTCAGACCATCTttgctctcttcctccttctactCCTTTAAATCACCCTGAATTGAAATGACTGAGATAAAGCAGTGCATCAGATTTCACATTTTTAACAGCACTCGCTGCCAGTTTAAGAATCGCCAAATCAAGGATCATGAAGAATTCACTTCATGTATTCTTCTGAGGCTTTTACACTGTTAGCTCTTATGATTAAGTCTGTGGCATTTGAGTCGGTTCTTGTTTGAATGAGATAAAGGTCCAACTTCTTTTCTCCCATGTGGCTAGAAGGTTGTCACAGCAACATTCTTTGAAAACAGATGCTGCATGTTGAATGGCCTTAGCCCCTCTGTAAAAACTCAAGTGACCACAGACATATCATTTCATTTCTGGATGCTCAGTTCAAGCCCATTGGTTGGTCTgtccttgtgccagtaccatcctgTCTTGAAAGTTTGCTATGCAGTAAGCTTAGAAATCGGCAAACGCGAATCCTCCTGCCTTGTCATTCTTTTTTAGGATTACACTAGCTATCTAAGTTCCTTGCATTCCATGTGAATTTCAGAATCAACTTGGCACTTTCTACACAGACGAACATGGAATTTtcagagcatgcatgcactctgGCGCACTCCAAAGCCAAAGGCCAGGTGCGGGAACCTGCCTCCAGGGCCCTGGCAGTCCAGCCAGTGCTGGGGGTGATAGCTCTCGGGCCTGGCGAACACAGCGGGGTTTCGACCCAGGGAATACAGTAGGACCTTCACCAGCGTCTGCAGGGAGCGGGAAGGGGCTGTAGTCAGCTGGCCGCTGGGTGAAGGTTGTTGGGGCTCCAGGGCCTCACTCACCCCAGCCGGGATGTGGTAGTTCTGCAGCACCAGGTCCGAGCTCACTTGCCGCTCCAAAGTGATACCCACAGGGTAGAGCCTGCGCACAGGGGCATCCTGCAGTGTCCTCAGCTCTGGCCATTCCCCGGACACCCTCTGCAGCCTTCCTAGCTCAGTGCACACAGCCTGAGGGCAGCCCCCCCACGGCCCCGGGCCCTCACATGTCACTCCTGGcactgggaagcccagatccTGAGGCGCTCCTTCCTTGCGTCTCCCGAGTTAGCCAAAGCTCCCAGGCCAGCGAGGACGTGACTGACGAGGGCCCCAGGACACTGAGGTGGGATCCCGGAGGAAGAAGCACCAGCCTCCCTCCAGGGAGAAGAAGAGGAGGTACAGGGGGACGCACCCCTGGGCACAGGAGCTGTCAGCCCCAGTTGTGATCGTCAAGCCCGGCAAGAGGGCTTGCAGACGCGGGGCCAGGGCCACGGGGCAGTCCAGGTCGACCTCGCCTACCTCAAGGTCTCCTTGAGGGCTGCCCGCAACAAAGGCAGCTCCGTGGTGGCCCTCTGGGGATTTTCTGAGATCCGGGCCTcagccaccaggctctcctggcGCAGGGCCTGCTGCACCTCCGGGTTCCGAGCCAGCTCAAAGAGAGTCATCAGCAAGGGGAAGGCTGTCTGCAGGGGGCGGAGAGGGTCAGGGCTCAGACCTCGGTATAGGCAGTGCCCTTCCACTCCCGAGCCCCTCCCAGAAAGATGGTGGTCCCCTGGGGCAGGGGACCTACATGCCTGGAGACCACAAAGCCCAGACCTGGAGTCCTGGagattctaaaaccagctcgtcAGCTTTCCCTGAATCCCTCAGGGGAGGCGTCCCCAACGTTACTGAGACGCAGGCCTCCTGTGGCCACCTCAGAACCTGAGGTTCTCTTCCTCCCCTGGGTCCAGGAGGGGCTCACTCATGGCATCTACTCAGTGGGGAGAGTTGAGGAGCTGAGGTCCATCTGGGCATCCACAGGCAGGTCCGTTCACAGGGGACTAGCAGGAACTGGTTGCCCAGACTCCCAACTGTATCCTCCTCCTGGATCATTTCCATGTGCAAAGAGCAGTGCCCGCTATCCAGCCAGAGACCTGGGCAGCTCGGAATCTCCTAAATGTCATCCCCAAGGTAACCTGCCCCTGGCATCCCCTGCCGGGCAGATCCGGCCTCCCCGCGGCTCCCTGAGCTGTAGTCCATGCTGTGCTCTGCCCTGTGGCCCGTGAAGGACCGGATGCCTGAACGAGACACTCCCCACACTGGCTTCCTCTAGCCTGGGATACAAGTGTGCAAGGCCCTTCCTGACAGGGTCCCTGACCCTGTCTGCCCTCCTCTGTCCACTTGCCCTGTTCCCACCACTCAGCCTCATGGCCTTTCCTCACTGCCGGCTCTGGCAGGGCCTGGCCTGCTGCCCTCCGGGCCTCCTCTTTGTGTGGTCCCGCCAATTTCAGTgaaagccctcctccaggaagccttcccagagCAGGCACATGCCTGCCCCACCCTCTCTCACCTTATGGCTGCATCACAGGCCCGGCTCAGGGAGTGTCTCCACCACGAGCCTGCGCCTCTGCTCAGGGCCTGGGTGCCTGGCCCTCAGAGATGCTGGCAGAGGGAGGCTCGGTCTAGAGGCAGGATGCTTCAGCTGCACTGCACACCCTGGGCCTGGCCCGGCCCCTGGGCTGGCTTCCCTGCCACCTGCTCTCTCCCACACACACTGGAGCCTCTTGCTGCCCTTCCCATTAGCCTGTCACCTCCAAAGGATCGTCTCTGTCCCTGGAACAGGTCTCTAGTGTGACCCTGCAGCCGGACCTcggcccttcccctcccccccaggACCCCAGGGACCTCTGATGCTGCAGGTGCCCAGGTCTCCGGGTACTCTACACTCTGTCTGGAGCCTGGTTTCCCATGTGGGTCACCACAGATGCCTTCCCTTTGGGAAGCTGGAGGCATAGATTGGGGAGGGGCGTGAAGGAGACATTTGCTGTGGGTGGAGGCTGCCTGGAGGCAGGAGAGCTCCCTGGTCTATGGGAAGGGCTGGGTGCTGGCCTGACCGTGTCCACACTCCCAGCAGTGAGGTCGATCGTGTTGGCCTTGATGGTATCCAGGGTCATGTCTGCTCGCATCAGCAGCTCTGCCACGATGCCACTGTAGTGCCACGGGTGGCCGAGGGCCAGCTCCTGATAGATTCTCTGGATGGCTCTGTTGGCTGCAGGATGCACAGCAACAGAAGCCCTGGGTCTGGTGCTGGGAAGCGCTGCTCTTTGTCATCCTCCTGCCCTTTACCCTCCACGCCCCCAAGTCTCCACGTCCTGCCCCAGCTCTCAGGCCCGCCCAGGCCAGCATCACTGCCGGTGGTGTCTGGGACCATGATGCAGCCACAAGCCCCTCCCGGGACCTCAGTCCTTCCGCGACTGTGGTGAGTGGAGGGGCCCTGGGGGCCCTAGTCACCGCACTGCCCGGGCTCCAGCCCTCACCATACTGGAAGATGTAGTCCCAGGCCTCAAAATGCTCTCTCCACATGCTGCTGCTCGTCCACCGTGACAGGCGCCAGGGCACAAACATGAGCTGCACGGTGGACTTGAACATGGCCTCCAGCGCGTGGATAAAGTTCAGGCTGTTAGGGTTTGGTTGCTGGGTCAGAAGCCCAAACCGCTCTCCGTAAAGGACTAAGGTGCTGGCTGCGGGAGGAGGGGTTCCTGAGCCCCGGGCAGCCCGGACCTCAGGGCCAGCTCCCCCCACACCCTGCGGTGCGCCCGCCTCGCCAGCCCACACCTTCGATGGTGTAGCGGAAGACGCTGGGCGTGATGTCCAGGGTCAGACTCCCCCGAGCATTCTGCAGGACCCTCGCCTTCAGGGTCTGGGAGAAGTCCCTGGCCACGCCATCCACCAAGGGCGTGTACTTCTGCAGGGCTGGCAGCGAGAGCACATCTGGGTTCAGCCGCAGTCGGTCCAAACGCCACTGGGGCCCGTTGCTGTGGAGCAGGGAGCAGAGCGTCAGGGTCGGTCAGCAGCGGCCCCGTCCTGCACCCCGCCTTCCTCTCTCCAGAGCGAAGCGGGCCAGACGGGGAGCCGCCTGCTGGTCCTCAGGGGCAGGCTCGCCCCAGTGGGATCATGGCGGCACCTCTTTCCTCGGGGCAGCGTCGGGTACTTCACCCAGGCTGAGACGGGGGCTTCTGGCTGAGACTGCTGCCGGGGTGTCTGCACACTCGCAGGCCCCCTGCCTGCCATACGCACCTCCCCTCTGGGCCCCCTCTGGGCCTGGAGGCTTCTTCTGAGAGGAAAGAGGCCGAGTCCCTGAGAGCTGGTCCAGCTTGCTCTCACCGTGCCCCAGAGTGGACGAGGCCTCTGCCATGCTGCTGCCCTCCCCGCACAGCTCCTGCCCCTTGTGGCAGAATCCAGTCGGGCCTCTCCTGGTGGTCCCCACACAAGGCCCAGTGCCCACGGGGGGCTGCTGGCAGGGCCTGGggggctggaggaagggagaCAGGCACCCCACCAGCAGGCCCCTCGGAGGCCTCTGCAGACAtcaccctccctcctcctgacCCGTAGGGAGGGTCCCCATCATGGCCCACCCCTTACCCGGCTCAGGGCACACAGGTTGCCTGGTGCATGGGCCCGAGCCAGAGCTGGTGGGtaccctctccccaccacccaggTGGGCCCAGGGCAGGCTAGCTTTGAGGCCTTCCCCATCCCACATGCTCTCTGTACACAGGCCCCCACAGCCCCTCCCTCCACACCGCCACCGGCCCTCACAGCAAGAACACGCCACACTTGTGCCCGCGAGCCGGTCGGTAGGCCAGCCAGGGCTCCAGGAGCATCCGCTGGGGGTGAAGGCTGTCCGCCTGCTGCAGCCTCTCCACATCTCGGGCAGCATCACGAACACCATGTGTCTCCCTCCCACGTCGTACCTGTGGGGCAGAGCTCCGCAGCCTGCTGGGGGGCCGTGTCCTGCCTGGTCCCCGCTCCACAGAGCCAGGCGCTGGCTCAGAGCAGGCGGGCCCTCCCGCGGTCTCACTGAAGCCTCCCCTCCTCTGGGGTCTGCGTTCTGTGCTCCCAGCAGCGAGCCGCCCAGGGCTCCTGCTCACTGAGGGCCCCCGTCTGCGGTGGCCCAGGTGCACACCTGCCTCAAggagccccctccctgccccttccccatgGCCCGGGCGCCCCTGCCAGGATGTGGGCGGTGGGATGTGGCATAGCCCTGGCCCAGTCGGACTCAGCCACCAACGGGGACAGAACGTGAGGGTGTTCTCGCTGAGGTGAGCGGGGAAAGCTTTACCTGAAAATGGGCCCCAGCTCCTGGAAGGTCTGATGCATGTCCAAGTGCATGTTCTCAGAGCCCTGCTCCTTCCAGATCTGCAGCATCCGCATCCACTTGTTGCCAGGACACCGGGGCATGGCTTCGAAGGGCAGCACCGCCTTGGGGGCTGCAGCGGCTCTGGTGCCCAGTGGGCGTGCCCTGTGCAGGGACAGCCAGGGCCCTGCCATCCACACCCTGACCTTTTCCCACAGCGCCATCCTGCTGCTCCCCGCCCCCTCAGCCTCTTCCTTTTATCTCACCGGTCCTGCTCTCCCAGGCAACCTGATCATGTCACAGGCCAGACTGGCTCAGGACCAGACCAGCAAGCCCAAGGCGGCGCTCAGGCTGAAGGCCTCCAGCGGGTGGAGGGAGATGGATGGCGCTGGGTCAGGCACTGACGCAGGCCTGCTGGTGGATGGCTCTTGGGAGCAGGACAGGGTTGGAGCAGGGACCCAAAGGGGCAGCGGTGGGGGCAAGAGGCCCCCTCCTGCTCCAGGCACAAGATGGATGGGTGCCTTATCTTCGCAAGGGATGAAAGGAGACCTTGGGTATGTTCGTCTCTCTTCTACAAGGACCAGAACGGGGAGCAGAGGGAAGGGCTGGGCTCTCATCTCCTGCAGCCTCGGGTTATGGCTTCTCTTGCCTGGGCCAAATGCTGGGTCCAGGGTGGAGGCAGGAGCCAGCCAGGGTCCCTCCCAACGGGGGCTTGCAGTCCCCACGGGGGCAGTTAGGGGATGCTAAGACCCCACTGGCACACTGGCATCCAAGGCAGTTTGTGGCTGAGGCC contains these protein-coding regions:
- the LOC138088750 gene encoding LOW QUALITY PROTEIN: cytochrome P450 11B1, mitochondrial-like (The sequence of the model RefSeq protein was modified relative to this genomic sequence to represent the inferred CDS: inserted 1 base in 1 codon); translation: MALWEKVRVWMAGPWLSLHRARPLGTRAAAAPKAVLPFEAMPRCPGNKWMRMLQIWKEQGSENMHLDMHQTFQELGPIFRYDVGGRHMVFVMLPXDVERLQQADSLHPQRMLLEPWLAYRPARGHKCGVFLLNGPQWRLDRLRLNPDVLSLPALQKYTPLVDGVARDFSQTLKARVLQNARGSLTLDITPSVFRYTIEASTLVLYGERFGLLTQQPNPNSLNFIHALEAMFKSTVQLMFVPWRLSRWTSSSMWREHFEAWDYIFQYANRAIQRIYQELALGHPWHYSGIVAELLMRADMTLDTIKANTIDLTAGSVDTTAFPLLMTLFELARNPEVQQALRQESLVAEARISENPQRATTELPLLRAALKETLRLYPVGITLERQVSSDLVLQNYHIPAGTLVKVLLYSLGRNPAVFARPESYHPQHWLDCQGPGGRFPHLAFGFGVRQSACML
- the GML gene encoding glycosyl-phosphatidylinositol-anchored molecule-like protein, whose protein sequence is MLLFAFLLFMGWPLGFVEPWTFNVQCHACVVKNTFHCPTLRTCPYEIRRCFTVSMRLNSREILVYKNCTYNCTFLYRAEEPAPAPKRKTTHRFNSFYWVHCCGGNLCNFGGPTNLERDISVDYTLEEDIEANAQLVQSTLFLSIVSILVRNTLM